A genomic segment from Candidatus Leptovillus gracilis encodes:
- a CDS encoding GNAT family N-acetyltransferase: MLKSNIILLRPVRDTDLDQLYAFHLDIDNRGDFFPRGVLAQPLFHKRFQESGFWNKEDGMLVIVSANDEIVGHIEFFKTVNYLDEYELSYQVYAAEKRGKGVATEAVKLLVCYLFENKRVNRIRLVIHPDNVASRRLAEKCGFRHEGTARGAWYHKGLHQDVEIYAVLHEDVIAQKRP, translated from the coding sequence ATGCTCAAAAGTAACATCATCTTACTCCGCCCCGTACGCGACACTGACCTGGATCAACTTTACGCTTTTCACCTGGACATTGACAATCGTGGTGACTTCTTTCCCCGCGGTGTTCTGGCCCAACCACTCTTCCATAAACGGTTCCAGGAGAGTGGTTTTTGGAACAAAGAGGACGGCATGTTGGTCATCGTCTCTGCGAACGATGAAATCGTCGGCCACATCGAATTTTTCAAAACCGTCAATTATCTGGACGAGTACGAACTCTCCTACCAGGTATACGCCGCCGAAAAGCGCGGCAAAGGTGTGGCCACCGAAGCCGTCAAACTGCTGGTGTGTTACCTGTTCGAGAACAAACGAGTCAACCGAATCCGATTAGTCATTCACCCCGACAACGTTGCTTCCCGTCGGCTGGCCGAGAAATGCGGCTTCCGGCACGAAGGCACAGCCCGTGGGGCGTGGTATCACAAGGGTTTACATCAGGATGTTGAGATTTACGCTGTTCTGCATGAGGATGTGATCGCGCAGAAACGGCCGTAG
- a CDS encoding alpha/beta fold hydrolase translates to MIPTWLDQREYPFIPKQFSLPMGQMSYVDVGAGEPIVMVHGNPVWSFVYRHLINGLNGRYRCIAMDHIGFGLSDKPYDWTYRPQDHAANLQTFLDALDLTGITLVVQDWGGPIGLAYAIRNPERVRRLVILNTWLWPVNDDWYYRAFSGFMGGVIGRFLIRYFNFFARSVVRTAYGDKRKLTPPIHAHYLNHLPTPESRKGSWVFPGQIIGATDWLGQLWAQRAQLADKPAMLAWGMKDIAFREKELRRWMMLFPEASVTRYADAGHYVQDEKGPELAALIAQFMSL, encoded by the coding sequence ATGATACCGACATGGCTTGACCAGCGAGAATACCCGTTTATCCCAAAGCAGTTCAGCCTGCCCATGGGCCAGATGAGTTATGTGGACGTAGGCGCGGGGGAACCAATTGTGATGGTTCATGGCAACCCGGTCTGGTCGTTTGTGTATCGCCACTTGATCAATGGGCTAAACGGCCGTTACCGCTGCATCGCCATGGACCACATCGGCTTTGGTCTGTCCGACAAGCCATACGATTGGACCTACCGGCCGCAGGACCACGCCGCCAACCTGCAAACTTTCCTGGACGCCCTCGACCTGACCGGCATCACCCTGGTGGTGCAGGATTGGGGCGGCCCCATCGGCCTCGCTTACGCCATCCGCAACCCAGAGCGCGTCAGGCGGCTGGTTATTTTGAACACCTGGCTGTGGCCGGTGAACGACGATTGGTATTATCGCGCTTTTAGCGGCTTCATGGGCGGGGTAATCGGCCGTTTCCTGATTCGCTATTTCAACTTTTTTGCCCGCTCCGTGGTGCGGACGGCCTACGGTGACAAGCGTAAATTGACGCCCCCCATTCACGCCCATTACCTCAACCACCTGCCCACGCCCGAAAGCCGCAAAGGGAGTTGGGTTTTCCCCGGTCAGATCATCGGCGCGACGGATTGGCTGGGGCAGCTTTGGGCGCAGCGCGCGCAGTTAGCGGATAAACCGGCGATGTTGGCCTGGGGGATGAAGGATATTGCCTTCCGCGAGAAGGAATTGCGCCGCTGGATGATGCTTTTCCCCGAAGCGAGCGTTACCCGCTACGCCGACGCCGGCCATTACGTGCAAGATGAAAAAGGGCCGGAGCTGGCGGCACTGATCGCCCAATTCATGTCTCTTTAG
- a CDS encoding tetratricopeptide repeat protein: MLEIFLLGEIRVRLYGTPVIQIRSQKEIALLAYLAHTGQAHNREALADLLWEARSTRQSLSNLRTVLARLRQQVGEHLIVTPKTVAVTRAVHEQLDTVRFQTMLAGMGKERTITAVNLLSQGLKLYSGEFMAGFSVPDAPRFDDWLVVEQERLRQTAMRGYRQLARWQEEQGAFADGVITAQQWVSWDPLDETAQQQLMRLLAYDGRISEALNVYEKCRHLLQTELGITPAPSTIALYQTIQAGSLSPPDITPAPLHNLPRALTPLYGRKKEIEQLTQVLLNPEYPLVSITGVGGMGKTSLALAAGRQLAAAPPPLFQDGIWFVSLEEIENDTPEKVGDRVAALVGRAMGLYFHGESDLWSQLLGQLAAKKLLLILDNIEQFLTIASDLIVDLLEAGENIHLLTTSRTTLALAASVAFPLTGLETPAQVSTEALQNESVRLFAERAARMPTPFQLEKHLAEVVAICQFVEGMPLAIELAAAALGRLMMDEIMPALTGNLHLLDTTRHDLPPRQRTLQAVFDTTWQLLDSREQILLAQISIFRGGFTRPAAAAVLKDANSGLYILQHHALLGRDETGRFKMHPLIRQLAGEQRANFPDTAALFQDSLDSHSRYYLQMMGQQAQILQRGAPSQLLATLQLEQHNLRAAWQQAVRQAAWADIAQNLEGIQHYYYRSGLFRDGIELITQALATAVATDVPPQLIPSLHQARAALLEPISQFDQALADIKQALCQETVSQQTQIRAYLVWGLVLDGQGDYQGSLAQYQTAVDLLQDSDEWLLLARGKQGIGWALIQMGQTEAASEPLQQALECSQRADDQFGQMMTLTFLGVQARRRNKLIVCERYYKQALDIARPLGDRLVEGKLLSNLGVAASMRFALSQAQRYLEQALTIFEQLNVPKNRAITEGDLGVVYARIGNYARAQRLLEQSLALARQIGDRYGEAWGLNWLSGVVLAQGDATTALQLAREAFSVAEAIGIKSLQAGGLAKMGDALLAHGELAEAADCYHQAQIICAQINQEAEASLMLAGLADIALRQQQPERALTHVETVLTTIATEPEICQGIHLQVYWVCYQVLQNLGDPRAAAVLAAGHGILMSRADHIDDKAARQLFLTQVAAHQQILEAITHNL, from the coding sequence ATGTTGGAGATATTTTTATTGGGTGAAATCAGAGTCCGGTTGTACGGTACGCCTGTCATCCAAATTCGCAGCCAAAAAGAGATAGCTTTGTTGGCCTATCTGGCGCACACCGGGCAAGCACATAACCGTGAAGCATTGGCTGATTTGCTGTGGGAGGCGCGTTCTACCAGGCAGTCGCTCTCTAATTTGCGCACCGTATTAGCCAGACTGCGCCAACAGGTGGGGGAGCATCTCATCGTCACCCCCAAAACTGTGGCCGTAACTCGCGCCGTTCATGAGCAACTGGATACCGTGCGCTTTCAGACGATGCTGGCTGGAATGGGCAAGGAACGGACGATAACGGCCGTCAACCTGCTCTCCCAAGGCCTGAAATTGTACAGCGGCGAATTTATGGCCGGATTCTCTGTTCCAGATGCGCCGCGCTTCGATGATTGGCTTGTGGTTGAACAAGAGCGCTTACGCCAAACCGCCATGCGCGGCTATCGCCAATTAGCCCGCTGGCAGGAAGAACAGGGCGCGTTTGCTGACGGGGTCATCACCGCCCAGCAGTGGGTCAGTTGGGATCCGCTGGACGAGACGGCCCAGCAGCAGCTCATGCGTTTGTTGGCTTATGACGGCCGTATCTCAGAGGCATTAAACGTCTACGAAAAATGCCGCCATCTTCTCCAGACAGAACTGGGCATCACGCCAGCCCCATCCACCATTGCCCTCTACCAAACCATTCAAGCCGGTTCCCTTTCGCCGCCCGACATCACCCCTGCGCCGCTGCATAATCTGCCTCGCGCCCTGACGCCGCTGTACGGCCGTAAAAAAGAAATCGAACAGCTCACCCAGGTTCTCTTAAACCCTGAATACCCACTCGTCTCCATCACCGGCGTCGGCGGCATGGGCAAAACCAGCCTGGCCCTGGCCGCCGGACGGCAGTTGGCTGCCGCCCCCCCACCGCTTTTCCAGGACGGCATCTGGTTCGTCTCCCTTGAGGAAATAGAAAACGACACCCCGGAAAAAGTCGGAGACAGGGTGGCCGCGTTGGTGGGGCGGGCAATGGGACTCTATTTCCATGGGGAAAGCGATCTCTGGTCGCAGTTGTTGGGGCAGTTGGCCGCGAAAAAGCTGCTGCTCATTTTAGACAACATCGAGCAGTTTTTGACTATCGCCTCCGACCTGATTGTAGACCTGCTGGAAGCGGGTGAGAATATTCACCTACTCACCACCTCCCGCACCACCCTGGCTTTGGCCGCCAGCGTCGCGTTTCCGCTAACGGGGCTGGAAACGCCGGCGCAGGTTTCGACCGAAGCCCTGCAAAATGAAAGTGTGCGCCTGTTTGCAGAAAGAGCCGCCCGGATGCCAACGCCTTTCCAACTAGAAAAGCATCTGGCAGAAGTCGTGGCGATTTGCCAATTTGTCGAGGGAATGCCGTTGGCGATTGAGTTAGCGGCTGCTGCGTTGGGACGGTTGATGATGGATGAGATCATGCCGGCCTTAACCGGCAATCTCCACCTCCTCGACACCACCCGGCATGACCTGCCGCCCCGCCAGCGCACGCTTCAGGCCGTTTTTGATACCACCTGGCAGTTACTCGACTCCCGTGAACAAATTCTGCTGGCGCAAATCTCCATTTTTCGCGGCGGCTTTACCCGCCCGGCGGCCGCAGCGGTGTTAAAAGACGCAAATTCGGGCTTATACATTTTGCAACATCACGCCCTGCTTGGCCGGGACGAAACGGGGCGTTTCAAAATGCACCCGCTCATTCGCCAATTGGCGGGTGAGCAGCGCGCCAACTTCCCCGACACTGCCGCCTTGTTTCAGGACAGCCTCGACAGTCACAGTCGCTACTACTTGCAGATGATGGGGCAGCAGGCGCAGATCTTGCAGCGCGGTGCGCCAAGCCAGCTTTTGGCAACACTCCAGCTTGAGCAGCACAATCTCCGTGCCGCCTGGCAGCAAGCCGTTAGGCAGGCAGCCTGGGCTGACATTGCCCAAAACTTGGAGGGCATTCAGCATTATTATTACCGCAGCGGCCTATTCCGTGACGGGATCGAACTGATCACCCAGGCTCTGGCAACGGCCGTTGCCACAGACGTACCGCCCCAACTCATCCCCAGCCTGCACCAGGCCAGAGCCGCGCTATTAGAACCGATCAGCCAGTTTGATCAGGCGCTGGCCGACATCAAACAAGCGCTCTGTCAAGAAACAGTCAGCCAGCAGACGCAAATCAGAGCTTATCTTGTCTGGGGATTGGTGCTCGATGGCCAAGGGGATTACCAGGGATCTCTGGCGCAATATCAAACGGCCGTTGATCTGCTGCAAGATAGTGATGAGTGGCTTTTACTGGCGAGAGGCAAGCAGGGAATCGGCTGGGCGCTGATTCAGATGGGGCAAACAGAAGCCGCCAGCGAGCCGCTGCAGCAGGCGCTTGAATGTTCACAGCGTGCTGATGACCAATTTGGGCAAATGATGACGCTGACCTTTTTGGGTGTGCAAGCACGACGGCGCAACAAGCTAATCGTTTGCGAACGCTATTATAAGCAAGCACTCGACATTGCCCGGCCGCTGGGGGATCGGCTGGTGGAGGGCAAGCTGTTGTCTAATTTGGGGGTCGCAGCTTCTATGCGATTTGCGTTGAGCCAGGCCCAACGATACCTGGAACAGGCCTTGACCATTTTTGAGCAGCTCAATGTGCCGAAAAATCGGGCCATCACGGAGGGTGATTTGGGGGTTGTGTATGCCAGAATAGGCAATTATGCGCGTGCCCAGCGCCTTTTGGAGCAATCGCTGGCGCTGGCGCGTCAAATTGGGGATCGCTACGGGGAGGCCTGGGGGTTGAACTGGTTGAGCGGCGTGGTATTGGCACAAGGTGACGCCACGACAGCCTTACAATTGGCCAGGGAAGCATTTTCGGTTGCCGAGGCTATCGGTATCAAGTCGCTGCAGGCTGGAGGGCTGGCAAAAATGGGGGATGCTTTGTTGGCGCATGGGGAGTTGGCTGAAGCGGCCGATTGCTACCACCAGGCGCAGATAATTTGTGCGCAGATAAACCAGGAGGCCGAGGCGTCCCTGATGCTCGCGGGTCTAGCCGACATCGCGCTGCGGCAGCAGCAGCCTGAGCGTGCCCTGACCCATGTGGAGACTGTTCTGACCACCATAGCAACCGAGCCAGAGATATGCCAGGGCATTCATTTGCAGGTTTACTGGGTTTGCTATCAGGTACTGCAAAATCTGGGCGACCCACGAGCAGCGGCCGTACTGGCTGCGGGTCATGGCATTTTGATGAGCCGTGCCGACCACATTGACGATAAAGCGGCCCGGCAACTGTTTCTGACTCAAGTTGCTGCCCATCAGCAAATTTTAGAAGCAATCACGCACAACCTGTAA
- a CDS encoding tetratricopeptide repeat protein, which translates to MWRFTLFGAPTLEGNGRTHHLPRRKARALLTYLTVTQQAHGREAIATLLWPDHDQQQGRADLSRILSNLRQVLGADTILADRQQIALNEKAPLWVDVVHFRQQLEACRESAVGEMDDDCRQKLVAAVDCYQADFLTGFTLPDCPAFDEWQFLQTEALRRELSWALEKLIHIDEARNDLTQAIVYAQRWVGLDPLHEPAQRRLIALYGRNGQRAEAHRQYQTCERLLAEELGIEPEPETRELYEQIRRGETARGAAGVDGRSLETLPFSSTPFTDRPPAPRSPFVARTGELAQLNSYLEGALTGNGRVVFVTGGAGRGKTSLLAEFARRAQEAHSNLIVASGSGSAFAGVGDPYLPFREVMELLTGNFTSRWASEQPGIEQSRRLWALLPHTAQAILKCGPQLLDVFVSGKQLLARATAAAPAGSSWVAALATEIARNQNGPSAREQAALFGQFTNVLHQLAQNHPLLITLDDLQWLDAASIGLLFHLGRRLAGSRILIVGAYRPDELPRSGDGKPPYLVQVLDEFKRNNGDVFIDLAEADKREGRAFIDAFLDTEPNQLDAAFRQTLWQRTEGHPLFVVELLREMQNRGDLIQDKAGQWRAGAALNWQTLPARVEAVITRRVERLSGDLRAVLDAASVVGELFTAEVVAQVLGVAERPLLHSLSQQLGKQQRLVRERGEIKVGQRYLSAYQFSHVLFQQYLYHELSPGERRRLHGAVAAVLAELYAEDMDQVVVPLAYHYTAVADWPQATQCHNRAGDLAYQRASLPDAVYHYRTALAHWPQSDPAGQAGILSKLGESLWILGQHQEGMTAVQASYDLFHGVEDNQGMATAQRLLGRIQWELGELDEAGRSYRQALDILEGEPESEAQAWALASMSNYHMHLGNYEESINLGQQALALARRLGADALIIQCLCDLGSAISSKGDWEGLALEQESLTMALASNRPHDAGRAYLYIAEALIYLGRYDQARELLQEAIVYTQRMHVSYIVTGAFCMLAELDQLAGRWSTALTQLQTTVERTGSEESTGPSHLYVSLLLGRLYNDLGLAEQAHKLLTAALAGPVKSLDPRVALLGELARAETVRGRQEAVLAASREILKLTGQTRYLFPNISLALLFICQLPLMFRLPKLVRMAQSAYLQLERLDRQYSTPTTAACLLEGKGWLTFAEVDVMEATAAFGQAVTRWQALGHPYDQARALSGLGQALAQAGDKDGAKLASAQAEELITILATQLEDSALKSSFLDSPLVRTFRTSFKWSFKTSQL; encoded by the coding sequence ATGTGGCGGTTCACACTATTTGGCGCACCAACACTAGAAGGCAACGGCCGTACTCACCACCTGCCCCGCCGCAAAGCCAGGGCCTTGCTCACCTATCTGACCGTCACCCAACAGGCGCACGGCCGTGAAGCCATAGCCACACTGCTCTGGCCCGACCACGATCAGCAGCAGGGCCGCGCCGACCTCAGCCGCATCCTGTCTAATTTGCGTCAGGTATTGGGCGCTGACACCATTCTGGCCGACCGGCAGCAGATAGCCCTAAATGAAAAAGCGCCGCTGTGGGTTGATGTGGTTCACTTTCGCCAGCAGTTGGAGGCTTGCCGAGAGAGTGCCGTGGGGGAGATGGACGATGATTGCCGCCAAAAATTGGTGGCCGCCGTAGATTGTTATCAAGCTGATTTTCTGACCGGTTTTACCCTGCCCGACTGCCCCGCCTTTGACGAGTGGCAATTTCTACAAACCGAAGCCTTGCGCCGTGAGTTGAGCTGGGCGCTCGAAAAGTTAATCCATATTGATGAAGCTCGGAATGACCTGACCCAGGCCATTGTTTATGCCCAACGATGGGTAGGGCTGGATCCGCTGCACGAACCGGCGCAGCGGCGGCTTATCGCCCTCTACGGCCGTAACGGACAGCGCGCCGAAGCCCATCGCCAATACCAAACGTGCGAACGTCTGCTGGCCGAGGAGCTGGGCATCGAACCTGAGCCAGAGACCAGAGAACTCTATGAACAGATCCGCCGGGGCGAGACAGCGAGAGGAGCAGCCGGGGTAGACGGCCGTTCCCTTGAGACACTGCCGTTTTCAAGCACCCCATTCACTGACCGCCCTCCCGCACCGCGCTCTCCATTTGTGGCCCGTACCGGGGAATTGGCGCAATTGAACAGCTATCTGGAGGGAGCGCTGACCGGGAACGGCCGTGTTGTCTTCGTCACCGGAGGCGCGGGCCGGGGCAAAACATCATTGCTTGCAGAATTCGCCCGCCGCGCACAAGAGGCGCACTCAAATCTGATTGTCGCCAGCGGCAGCGGCAGCGCCTTCGCCGGTGTGGGCGATCCCTATCTACCCTTCCGCGAGGTGATGGAACTGCTAACCGGGAACTTCACCTCCAGGTGGGCCAGTGAACAACCAGGTATTGAGCAGTCGCGTCGTTTATGGGCCTTACTCCCTCACACGGCCCAGGCGATCCTGAAGTGCGGTCCGCAGTTGCTGGATGTCTTTGTCTCCGGTAAACAATTACTGGCGCGGGCCACGGCTGCTGCCCCTGCTGGTTCAAGTTGGGTGGCGGCCCTGGCTACAGAAATTGCCAGAAATCAAAATGGCCCCAGCGCCCGAGAACAGGCCGCGCTCTTTGGGCAGTTCACGAACGTGCTGCACCAGTTGGCCCAAAACCACCCCTTGCTGATTACCCTTGACGACTTGCAATGGCTGGACGCCGCCTCCATAGGGCTGCTGTTCCATCTTGGCCGCCGTCTGGCTGGCAGCCGCATTCTCATCGTTGGCGCCTACCGGCCGGACGAACTCCCCCGAAGCGGCGATGGCAAGCCACCCTATCTGGTCCAGGTTTTAGATGAGTTCAAGCGAAACAATGGTGACGTGTTCATTGATCTGGCCGAGGCCGACAAGCGTGAGGGCAGGGCTTTTATTGATGCCTTTTTGGATACCGAACCAAACCAGTTGGATGCGGCATTTCGCCAGACGCTCTGGCAGCGGACAGAGGGTCATCCCCTATTTGTAGTGGAGTTACTGCGAGAGATGCAGAACCGGGGTGATCTGATTCAAGATAAAGCAGGGCAATGGCGCGCAGGTGCGGCGCTGAACTGGCAGACGCTTCCGGCTCGTGTTGAAGCAGTTATTACGCGGCGGGTGGAGCGGCTGAGTGGCGACTTGCGGGCTGTTTTGGATGCCGCCAGCGTAGTGGGGGAACTGTTTACGGCCGAAGTTGTGGCTCAGGTGTTGGGGGTGGCGGAACGGCCGTTGCTGCACAGCCTATCACAACAGTTGGGCAAACAACAGCGGCTGGTACGGGAACGGGGTGAGATAAAAGTTGGTCAGCGTTACCTCTCCGCCTACCAGTTTAGCCACGTCCTGTTTCAACAATACCTTTACCACGAACTTTCCCCAGGGGAACGCCGCCGCCTGCATGGTGCGGTTGCCGCTGTGCTGGCGGAGTTGTATGCGGAAGATATGGATCAAGTTGTTGTGCCATTGGCTTACCACTATACGGCCGTTGCCGACTGGCCCCAAGCTACACAGTGCCATAACCGGGCTGGCGACCTGGCCTACCAGAGAGCCTCCCTGCCCGATGCTGTGTACCACTATCGGACTGCTCTGGCTCATTGGCCCCAATCTGACCCGGCGGGACAGGCAGGTATATTGTCTAAACTTGGCGAGAGTCTGTGGATTCTGGGACAGCACCAGGAAGGCATGACGGCCGTTCAAGCCAGTTATGATTTGTTTCACGGGGTGGAAGATAACCAGGGGATGGCGACCGCCCAGCGGTTATTGGGCCGCATACAGTGGGAATTGGGAGAACTGGACGAAGCTGGACGCAGCTACCGGCAAGCCCTCGACATTTTGGAAGGCGAGCCTGAAAGCGAGGCGCAGGCCTGGGCGCTGGCCAGTATGTCCAATTATCACATGCACCTGGGCAATTATGAAGAGTCCATCAATCTGGGGCAGCAGGCATTGGCCCTGGCCCGTCGTCTAGGGGCTGACGCTTTAATCATTCAATGCCTGTGCGACCTCGGCTCCGCCATCTCCAGCAAGGGTGATTGGGAAGGGCTGGCATTGGAGCAGGAAAGCCTGACCATGGCTCTGGCCTCTAATCGCCCCCACGATGCCGGCCGTGCTTACCTGTACATCGCTGAAGCGCTCATCTACCTTGGTCGTTATGATCAGGCCAGGGAGCTTCTGCAAGAGGCCATTGTTTACACTCAGCGAATGCATGTCTCCTATATCGTCACCGGCGCATTCTGCATGTTGGCTGAATTGGACCAACTTGCCGGTCGTTGGTCGACCGCCCTGACGCAGTTACAGACAACAGTTGAACGCACCGGCAGCGAAGAATCAACCGGGCCTTCCCATCTCTATGTTAGCCTGCTGCTTGGCCGTCTCTACAATGACCTGGGGCTGGCAGAGCAAGCGCATAAACTGCTGACTGCGGCCCTGGCTGGCCCGGTTAAAAGTCTGGATCCGCGGGTGGCCCTGTTAGGCGAACTGGCACGGGCCGAAACCGTACGTGGTCGGCAGGAAGCCGTTTTAGCTGCCAGCAGGGAGATACTAAAATTGACCGGGCAGACTCGCTATCTCTTCCCGAACATCAGCCTGGCGTTGTTGTTCATCTGCCAGTTGCCACTGATGTTCAGGTTGCCCAAATTGGTTCGTATGGCCCAATCCGCTTACCTGCAGTTGGAGCGATTAGACCGGCAGTACAGTACGCCGACCACCGCCGCCTGCCTTCTGGAGGGGAAGGGCTGGTTGACCTTTGCTGAGGTTGACGTGATGGAAGCGACCGCCGCATTTGGGCAGGCGGTTACCAGATGGCAGGCGTTGGGTCATCCTTATGACCAGGCCCGCGCCTTGAGTGGATTGGGGCAGGCTCTGGCACAAGCGGGAGATAAGGATGGGGCCAAATTGGCATCAGCGCAGGCAGAGGAGTTAATCACTATCCTGGCGACGCAGCTAGAGGATTCAGCGTTGAAATCCTCATTTCTCGATTCGCCACTGGTACGAACCTTTCGTACCAGTTTCAAATGGTCGTTCAAAACATCACAACTCTAG
- a CDS encoding acyl-CoA thioesterase: protein MSKAPIIFKSTHRIQFSDLDPYNHMSTGKYATYFVDHRMEGLRDYVGWDLRTLGTLPFMTWVRRVEIDFLRPVRGDQEITITSYVREFRGPDALIECTMVDSAGQGVSRCLMTVAHVDKVTNRATDWPPDLMVLFFEKNSLIP from the coding sequence ATGTCGAAGGCACCCATCATTTTTAAGAGCACACACCGGATACAATTCTCTGATCTCGATCCCTATAATCATATGAGTACGGGGAAGTACGCGACTTATTTTGTCGACCATCGGATGGAGGGGTTACGTGACTATGTTGGCTGGGATCTGAGGACCCTGGGGACGTTGCCGTTCATGACCTGGGTTCGAAGAGTGGAAATAGATTTTCTGCGGCCTGTTCGGGGCGATCAGGAGATTACTATCACGTCTTACGTACGTGAGTTCCGCGGGCCTGATGCGCTCATAGAATGCACTATGGTCGATTCCGCTGGACAGGGTGTATCGCGCTGCCTCATGACCGTTGCCCATGTTGACAAGGTAACGAATCGCGCGACGGACTGGCCGCCCGACCTTATGGTGCTGTTCTTCGAAAAAAACAGCCTGATCCCCTGA
- a CDS encoding FAD-binding oxidoreductase, with protein MTYRKVKGSVNLLDEEAVTAFTGSLRGELIQPGDGRYDEARQLYNGMIDKRPGLIARCVDAADVQAAVTFARENRLLLAVRGGGHNGAGLGSCDDGLVIDLSLMKGIRVDQAASTVRVEGGCLWGDVDHATYPYGLAVPTGFLSTTGVGGLTLGGGLGYLTRHYGLTIDNLLEVDMVLADGRLVTASTEENEDLFWAVRGGGGNFGVVTSFLFQGRPVSMVYGGPMFWEMEHAATVMRTWRELILTGPDELNGWFGFHTVPPVDMFPVEHHLKKTAVITWCYTGDPEKAEQIFAPIRALAPLAMDFAGPIPLPALQSLFDGLYPPGLQWYWNADFFTELNDEVIDLHIKHASQLPTVHSTMHIYPINGAAHRVGENDTAWSFREANFAQVIVGVDPDPANNERMIQWSKAYWSALHPYSAGGAYVNMMMDEGVDRVEAAYRHNYARLAQIKAKYDPGNLFRVNQNIKPLIKSGIYD; from the coding sequence ATGACTTACCGGAAAGTAAAGGGCAGTGTGAATTTGTTAGATGAAGAAGCGGTAACTGCGTTTACAGGCAGTTTACGGGGCGAATTGATCCAGCCCGGAGACGGCCGTTACGATGAGGCGCGGCAGCTTTACAACGGCATGATTGATAAACGACCTGGACTTATTGCCCGCTGTGTGGATGCGGCCGATGTGCAGGCCGCGGTTACCTTTGCCCGTGAAAACCGGCTGCTGCTGGCCGTGCGCGGCGGCGGTCACAATGGCGCCGGGCTGGGAAGCTGTGATGATGGGCTGGTTATTGACCTTTCGCTCATGAAAGGCATTCGCGTGGACCAGGCGGCAAGCACAGTGCGCGTTGAAGGGGGCTGTCTGTGGGGTGATGTGGATCACGCCACTTACCCGTATGGTTTGGCCGTGCCGACTGGCTTTCTTTCCACGACGGGTGTAGGCGGGCTGACACTGGGCGGCGGCCTGGGTTATCTCACCCGCCATTATGGTCTGACGATTGATAATCTGTTAGAGGTGGATATGGTGCTGGCCGACGGCCGTTTGGTCACGGCTAGCACTGAGGAAAATGAAGATCTCTTCTGGGCGGTGCGCGGCGGCGGCGGTAACTTCGGTGTCGTCACTTCTTTCCTCTTCCAGGGCCGTCCGGTGAGCATGGTGTATGGCGGGCCGATGTTCTGGGAGATGGAACATGCGGCTACTGTCATGCGCACCTGGCGCGAATTGATCCTGACCGGCCCTGATGAGCTTAACGGCTGGTTTGGCTTTCACACCGTCCCGCCGGTTGATATGTTCCCAGTAGAGCACCATTTGAAGAAAACGGCCGTTATCACCTGGTGCTATACCGGCGACCCGGAAAAGGCCGAACAGATCTTCGCGCCCATCCGCGCCTTGGCGCCATTGGCCATGGACTTTGCCGGGCCGATTCCTCTGCCTGCCTTGCAAAGCCTGTTCGACGGCTTGTATCCACCTGGCCTGCAATGGTATTGGAATGCCGATTTCTTCACCGAGCTCAACGATGAGGTTATTGACCTGCATATTAAACACGCCTCACAGCTGCCTACGGTCCACTCCACGATGCACATTTATCCCATTAACGGCGCAGCCCATCGGGTAGGAGAAAATGACACCGCCTGGAGCTTCCGCGAAGCGAACTTTGCCCAGGTGATTGTAGGCGTAGACCCTGATCCGGCTAACAATGAACGTATGATCCAATGGTCGAAAGCTTACTGGAGTGCCCTCCACCCTTATTCGGCTGGTGGCGCTTACGTGAATATGATGATGGATGAAGGTGTGGATCGTGTTGAAGCAGCATACCGGCATAACTATGCGCGCCTGGCGCAGATAAAGGCCAAATACGACCCCGGCAACCTGTTCCGCGTCAACCAAAACATCAAACCTTTAATAAAATCGGGTATCTATGATTGA
- a CDS encoding TetR/AcrR family transcriptional regulator: MNELSPQARRLAQTRQEIIHNARHILVEQGMDGLSIRALADSIDYTPGALYKYFGSKEELIDAVRADCFARLNAFIAVRIHSAGSAAEMLLAGGMAYIEYAGQQPQEYHLMFNMEPSRATSGEQRVLAMRALLQIVQMGMANGEFSPQGAYDTTAITYHCWATVHGIASLHTTVLLDERDELLAVSRVIMQKVIEGFTV, from the coding sequence ATGAACGAACTCTCCCCACAAGCGCGCCGGCTGGCGCAAACCCGTCAGGAAATCATCCACAATGCCCGCCATATCCTGGTGGAGCAGGGCATGGACGGGTTGTCCATTCGCGCGTTGGCTGACAGCATTGATTACACGCCGGGGGCGCTGTACAAATATTTCGGCAGCAAAGAGGAGTTGATTGACGCGGTGCGCGCCGACTGCTTTGCACGACTGAACGCCTTCATCGCCGTGCGCATTCACTCCGCCGGCAGTGCGGCGGAGATGCTGCTGGCCGGGGGTATGGCGTACATTGAGTACGCCGGGCAGCAGCCACAAGAGTATCACCTCATGTTCAACATGGAGCCGTCCAGAGCCACCTCTGGCGAGCAGCGGGTGTTGGCGATGCGCGCGCTGCTGCAAATTGTGCAGATGGGCATGGCGAACGGCGAGTTTTCCCCACAGGGCGCGTATGACACGACGGCCATCACCTACCATTGTTGGGCGACAGTGCATGGGATTGCTTCGCTGCATACCACTGTGCTGCTCGATGAGCGGGATGAGTTGTTGGCTGTGAGCCGCGTCATCATGCAAAAGGTGATAGAGGGTTTTACCGTCTAA